From Podospora bellae-mahoneyi strain CBS 112042 chromosome 3, whole genome shotgun sequence, the proteins below share one genomic window:
- the XYD1 gene encoding D-xylose 1-dehydrogenase (NADP(+)) (COG:G; COG:Q; EggNog:ENOG503NVRV) — MSSPYTVRWGILATGWIAETFTKDLLTSPASRDVHDVRHEVVAVSSSSSKERAAEFIKKVDAPSSAKAYGSYHELVADPDVDIIYVATPHSHHFQNAMLALDAGKNVLCEKSLTVTAAQTRKLIETARSKNLFFMEAVWTRYFPLSIKVRELITSGAIGNVYRTIADLSVGRDAPEGKIDFPDENRMVNADLAGGALLDLGIYALTWVFQSLYHTQPEAEKEAPNVIAAVNKYHTGADETTSIILQFPKHKSHGIALTSLRVASEPDNKDTAGASIRIQGGLGEIQVVGPAYRPRQLRVITKESDGKAEVIDFAIPKDKERDWGHGMFWEADEAARCLRDGQKESKTLPWSESIVIMEVMDETLKQGGVTYPELISTDVFDPQSPLNTGKR, encoded by the exons atGTCGTCTCCGTATACTGTGAGGTGGGGTATTCTGGCCACCGGCTGGATTGCTGAGA CCTTCACCAAGGATCTCCTCACTAGCCCAGCTTCCCGTGATGTCCATGATGTGCGCCATGAGGTCGTTGCCGTGTCCTCGTCCAGCTCCAAGGAGAGAGCTGCCGAGTTCATCAAGAAGGTGGATGCTCCCAGCTCAGCAAAGGCCTATGGTTCTTACCATGAGCTGGTAGCTGACCCCGATGTCGATATCATCTATGTTGCTACACCACACAGCCACCACTTCCAAAACGCCATGCTTGCCCTCGATGCCGGCAAGAATGTGCTCTGCGAGAAGTCCTTGACTGTGACTGCTGCCCAGACCCGCAAGCTCATCGAGACTGCTCGCTCAAagaacctcttcttcatggAGGCTGTGTGGACTCGCTACTTCCCCCTGAGCATCAAGGTCAGGGAGTTGATCACATCCGGTGCCATCGGCAACGTGTACCGTACTATTG CCGACCTCTCTGTTGGCCGTGATGCCCCCGAGGGCAAGATTGACTTCCCCGATGAGAACCGCATGGTCAACGCCGACTTGGCCGGCGGTGCTCTCTTGGATCTTGGCATTTACGCCTTGACTTGGGTCTTCCAGTCTCTGTACCACACCCAGCCTGAAGCAGAGAAGGAAGCGCCCAATGTCATCGCTGCCGTCAACAAGTACCACACTGGTGCTGATGAGACCAccagcatcatcctccagTTCCCCAAGCACAAGAGCCACGGTATCGCTCTGACCTCTCTTCGGGTGGCCTCTGAACCTGACAACAAGGACACCGCCGGTGCCTCCATCCGCATCCAGGGCGGCCTTGGTGAAATTCAGGTCGTTGGGCCTGCCTACCGCCCACGTCAGCTGAGAGTCATCACCAAGGAGAGCGATGGCAAGGCCGAGGTCATTGACTTTGCCATccccaaggacaaggagcgTGACTGGGGCCACGGCATGTTCTGGGAAGCTGACGAGGCCGCCCGCTGCCTGCGTGACGGGCAGAAGGAGAGCAAGACTCTGCCGTGGAGCGAGAGCATTGTGATCATGGAGGTCATGGACGAAACCCTGAAGCAGGGCGGTGTGACATACCCCGAGTTGATTTCGACTGACGTCTTTGACCCCCAAAGTCCTCTCAACACTGGAAAGAGGTAA
- a CDS encoding hypothetical protein (EggNog:ENOG503P1X5) — translation MAPPIWLVLRGIKEGSETSSSAAAERRNPSYSEPLVGMVISVILAMVSLVIISSFLTQRYLAVKLWSRLPFVQYLVFAIYADSFLFVFATGILQFGFGVGYSVSVCESAILLCLACYVTTKLIYMFLVEKAFIIRSGSKRRRMTSKLYLFNSFGMIGVYCVVVVMNFIYRITRVENGQCIIGMRKEAMIPLISFDLLVNIYLTLVFLIPLSRTYTWKNFVHTPGSRRLRTVAMRTFVGCVCTLTSSVVNLSVLMALDGEPGWVCLMCCNSDILFSAIVIQWVTSRDSTSSAASTDSVSGGASRPRSQHNNHTSHGGEELAGLDNSHHRCNVNNRQKDSLEGDKKQQARNKSLNRKGLVSSTDAIVADAAEMSINHAEFGGDGDVSPRSTEVNTGCYDDGRDKETNRRPYTSGSLTRTTTTTTTNNPHDDDGAAAGRFPRLPPALATSTVRHHTSEVRVDVDYGATSLSSREIADGEEARLGNSIVIGSGTSVCGVTDVTGGGRWTKQPPAWSPGTGPGL, via the exons ATGGCTCCCCCGATATGGCTCGTCTTGCGAGGCATCAAGGAAGGGAGCGagacctcgtcctcggcagcGGCGGAGAGAAGGAACCCTTCGTACAGCGAGCCGTTGGTTGGCATGGTCATAAGTGTCATCCTGGCCATGGTCTCGCTAGTTATTATCTCCTCGTTTCTGA CCCAAAGGTATCTGGCGGTTAAGCTCTGGAGCAGACTCCCTTTTGTTCAATACT TGGTGTTCGCTATCTATGCTGATTCCTTTCTGTTTGTGTTTGCTACTGGCATACTCCagtttggttttggtgtggGATACTCGGTATCAGTGTGCGAATCAGCCATTCTATTGTGTCTGGCTTGCTATGTAACGACAAAG CTTATCTACATGTTTCTGGTCGAAAAAGCC TTCATCATACGATCAGGCTCCAAGAGAAGGCGCATGACGTCGAAGCTCTATTTGTTCAACTCGTTCGGCATGATCG GGGTTTATTGCGTTGTTGTCGTTATGAACTTCATCTA TCGCATCACGAGGGTGGAAAACGGCCAATGCATAATAGGCATGAGGAAGGAAGCCATGATCCCTCTGATAAGCTTCGATCTGCTCGTCAAT ATATATCTTACCTTGGTATTCTTAATACCATTATCCA GAACGTACACGTGGAAGAACTTTGTCCACACACCTGGCAGTCGACGTCTCCGAACCGTGGCCATGAGAACTTTTGTGGGTTGTGTCTGCACATTGACCAGCAGCGTGGT AAACCTATCCGTGCTTATGGCTCTCGATGGCGAGCCAGGCTGGGTGTGCCTGATGTGTTGTAATAGTGATATCCTCTTCAGTGCAATTGTCATCCAATGGGTCACCTCCCGCGACAGCACTAGCTCGGCGGCCTCTACTGATTCTGTCAGCGGAGGAGCATCTCGACCACGAAGTcagcacaacaaccacactAGTCACGGGGGAGAGGAGTTGGCCGGTCTCGACAACAGCCATCACCGCTGCAACGTTAACAACCGGCAGAAGGATTCTCTCGAGGGGGATAAGAAACAACAAGCGAGAAACAAGTCACTGAACAGAAAAGGCCTCGTGTCATCCACCGATGCCATCGTTGCAGACGCTGCCGAGATGTCGATCAACCACGCCGAgtttggaggggatggggatgtcTCGCCGCGAAGTACAGAGGTCAACACGGGGTGTTATGATGATGGTAGGGACAAGGAAACCAACAGGAGGCCGTACACGAGCGGTTCGCTGACCAgaacgacgacaaccacgACGACGAACAACCCgcacgacgacgacggcgctgctgctggaaggtTCCCCCGTCTGCCGCCGGCGCTGGCAACATCAACCGTCCGGCACCACACCTCAGAAGTTAGAGTCGACGTTGATTACGGCGCGACGAGTCTGAGTAGCCGCGAGATTGccgatggggaggaggctaGGTTGGGGAACAGCATTGTGATTGGGTCTGGGACGAGCGTGTGCGGTGTGACGGATGTCACTGGGGGCGGGAGGTGGACAAAACAACCGCCGGCTTGGAGTCCGGGAACGGGGCCGGGGCTTTAG
- a CDS encoding hypothetical protein (EggNog:ENOG503P1WB; COG:K) yields MPPHTSESPAKKQSKWSPEEDALIIELRGSGMKWDDISKRLPGRSSISCRLHYQNYLERRSEWDEERKNKLARLYERFKPEMWAKVAEEMQVPWRAAEAMHWQLGENEMARRAGVVPFTLNMTPNDSQGSHGHHRISPTRGHGHSQSQGSLPTIPSPRYNHQHQRGPGPVPPPLIPPPMATGRPLAVRRESLPPRSSSGIAPEPLDYGYGQPPPPPGPPFGGLAPIQTTSLGPGQGRGGVLPSVAELTTGVSPYSTPAYSVGAPSASPIHSATASPVPLLPPLGYSSSSSYGYTHLESSSGSKRRASPDVSRETSRRRHMYPRSEDGDYPPLPPPPPPPMGLGQVAARRPRYEP; encoded by the exons ATGCCGCCTCACACCTCCGAGTCGCCGGCGAAGAAACAAAGCAAGTGGTCTCCGGAAGAGGATGCTCTCATCATAGAGCTCCGGGGCAGTGGGATGAAATGGGACGACATATCGAAGCGGCTTCCAGGACGGAGCTCCATCAGTTGTCGTCTTCACTACCAAAACTATCTGGAAAGACGGAGCGAGTGGGACGAAGAGCGCAAGAACAAGCTCGCAAGGCTTTACGAGAG ATTCAAACCCGAGATGTGGGCAAAAGTGGCAGAGGAGATGCAGGTCCCCTGGCGCGCCGCCGAGGCGATGCACTGGCAGCTAGGTGAGAATGAAATGGCAAGGCGGGCAGGCGTGGTTCCATTCACGCTGAACATGACTCCGAACGACTCGCAAGGTTCCCACGGCCATCACCGAATTTCCCCCACGAGAGGACACGGCCACTCGCAGTCCCAGGGAAGCCTCCCTACCATTCCGTCTCCACGAtacaaccaccaacaccaacgggGCCCCGGGCCCGTCCCACCACCCTTGATCCCACCCCCGATGGCGACCGGCCGGCCACTAGCCGTACGACGCGAGAGCCTCCCGCCGAGATCCTCTTCCGGCAtcgcccctgagccccttgACTACGGCTACggacaaccacctccaccaccgggtCCTCCGTTTGGGGGGCTCGCGCCGATTCAGACGACGAGTCTTGGCCCAGGTCAAGGACGCGGAGGCGTGCTGCCCAGTGTGGCGGAACTGACGACGGGAGTTAGCCCGTACAGCACTCCGGCGTACTCGGTGGGAGCTCCTAGTGCGAGTCCTATCCACAGCGCCACTGCTAGTCCGGTTCCTTTGCTCCCGCCTTTGGGGTAcagctcgtcgtcgtcgtatGGGTATACACATTTGGAATCGTCATCTGGGTCGAAGCGGAGGGCTAGCCCTGATGTAAGCAGGGAGACTAGCAGGCGGCGACACATGTACCCGCGGTCTGAGGATGGGGATTACCcgcctcttccgcctccgcctccgccaccgATGGGACTCGGGCAGGTGGCGGCTAGACGGCCGAGGTATGAGCCATAA
- a CDS encoding hypothetical protein (CAZy:GH128; EggNog:ENOG503P1VS; COG:O) produces the protein MHFTTVLALAAAGLAGQAAAGPHLNHQHGVRHVHEKRALVTELVTVTNWVTVTVTGHSPTGRRQHYTNTRKAKKVKPTPSSQAAPAPPPPPPASVAPAPEPTTVITRVRPADPEPTPAPVELPKSEPAPPPPAPVVVSSQAPAVVVKPEPVPNPAPAPAPAPAPAPAPAPKGQRLGAGLAYNNPNLLKTLLGSGTKIGWTYNWGQRDDSGTGLPFIPTLWGLKLDFAQVWPANAQRAIDAGSPCLFSFNEPDHGTQANLSPEVAAAKHKELMNPFQGKARIGSPSITNGGGPDMGIEWMKRFFAACNGGCAVDFVNIHIYGFSTEQFLDHLVKVNELFKKPVWITEFGFNGSDDEIAQQLKTVIDAIDNDPKYAFVEAYSYFMVEEGILVKGNQPSRYGRTFAYGGAN, from the coding sequence ATGCATTTCACCACTGTTCTCGCGCTGGCCGCCGCTGGCCTCGCTGGCCAGGCTGCTGCCGGCcctcacctcaaccaccagcaTGGCGTTAGACATGTTCACGAGAAGCGTGCCCTTGTGACTGAgctcgtcaccgtcaccaactgggtcaccgtcaccgtcactgGTCACTCGCCTACCGGTCGTCGCCAGCACTACACCAACACTCGCAaagccaagaaggtcaagccTACTCCTTCCAGCCAGGCCGCTCCtgccccgcctcctcctcctcccgcgtCTGTTGCGCCTGCCCCGGAGCCGACCACAGTCATCACTCGTGTTCGCCCTGCTGACCCTGAGCCCACTCCCGCTCCGGTCGAGCTCCCCAAGAGCGAGCCcgcgcctcctcccccggctccTGTTGTTGTCTCCAGCCAGGCCCCCGCGGTGGTCGTAAAGCCAGAGCCAGTTCCCAAtcctgctcctgcccctgcccctgccccggctccagctccagctcccgcGCCCAAGGGACAGAGACTTGGAGCAGGCTTGGCCTACAATAACCCTAACTTGTTAAAAACCTTGCTCGGATCTGGCACCAAGATTGGCTGGACCTACAACTGGGGTCAGCGCGATGACTCTGGCACTGGCCTTCCCTTCATCCCCACACTCTGGGGTCTCAAGCTGGATTTTGCTCAGGTCTGGCCTGCCAATGCCCAGAGAGCCATCGACGCTGGCTCGCCGTGCCTTTTCAGCTTCAACGAGCCCGACCACGGAACCCAGGCTAACCTCTCCCCCGAGGTTGCCGCTGCCAAGCACAAGGAGCTCATGAACCCGTTCCAGGGCAAGGCGCGCATTGGTTCaccttccatcaccaacggcGGTGGCCCCGACATGGGCATCGAGTGGATGAAGAGGTTCTTCGCTGCCTGCAACGGTGGGTGCGCCGTCGACTTTGTCAACATTCACATTTACGGTTTCAGCACTGAGCAATTCTTGGACCACCTCGTCAAGGTGAACGAGCTGTTCAAGAAGCCCGTGTGGATCACCGAGTTTGGATTTAATGGATCCGACGACGAGATCGCCCAGCAGCTTAAGACCGTCATTGACGCCATTGACAACGACCCCAAGTATGCCTTCGTCGAGGCCTATTCTTACTTCAtggttgaggagggcatCCTGGTCAAGGGCAACCAGCCCAGTCGCTATGGTAGGACTTTTGCCTATGGCGGGGCCAACTAA
- a CDS encoding hypothetical protein (BUSCO:EOG0926505R; COG:O; EggNog:ENOG503NXIM), whose protein sequence is MADVPLYVVSDYSSSERRITPSWSIAQLKTKLEPITGIPPSCQHIFLKTSSNDGIPIEASDEEAVYLQSFPLAPYAELQVVDTRPASARPNFTSAVGVEKFELPEEEYEKKTDSVLAWKKAQKLGRFDPNAPTHEQAKIDAIAKEIGARGIAVGKRCRVGGDDTRRGEVKYVGGVKEIPGIGAWVGIQLDEPVGKNDGSVGGTRYWGEESELKRGVFVRAERVEVGDFPVLDDLEDMEEI, encoded by the exons atggCTGACGTCCCGCTCTATGTCGTATCCGACTACTCGTCTTCGGAAAGACGGATCACCCCCTCATGGTCTATCGCTCAGCTCAAGACCAAGTTGGAGCCCATCACCGGCATTCCTCCTTCCTGCCAGCACATCTTCCTCAAGACCTCGTCCAACGATGGGATTCCGATCGAGGCTTcggacgaggaggcggtCTATCTGCAAAGCTTTCCGCTAGCGCCATATGCTGAATTGCAA GTTGTTGATACGCGGCCAGCGTCTGCCAGGCCCAATTTCACAAGCGCCGTAGGCGTCGAGAAATTCGAGCTGCCTGAAGAGGAGtacgagaagaagacggacTCGGTCCTCGCATGGAAGAAGGCTCAGAAGCTTGGGCGATTCGACCCGAACGCCCCGACCCATGAGCAGGCCAAGATCGACGCCATCGCCAAAGAGATTGGGGCCCGAGGAATCGCGGTGGGGAAGCGGTGcagagttggtggtgacgataCGAGACGCGGGGAGGTCAAGTACGTGGGGGGTGTCAAGGAGATTCCGGGTATTGGTGCCTGGGTGGGCATCCAACTGGACGAGCCGGTTGGCAAGAACGACGGCAGCGTGGGAGGTACGCGCTACTGGGGCGAAGAGTCGGAGCTTAAGCGTGGCGTGTTTGTGAGAGCAGAGCGGGTGGAGGTCGGGGACTTTCCTGTTCTGGATGACCTCGAGGACATGGAGGAGATCTGA
- a CDS encoding hypothetical protein (COG:M; EggNog:ENOG503NVDZ) gives MTDAPRQSSSSSSTFFGRPSFVQPFQALYFLMIQRGNPHPRKKVAVVGSGVAGIGALWALNRSPHDVYIFEAADRLGGHANTVEFTRGKYKTLVDAGFMVMNEATYPNFLNFLRRMKVETAPTEMSFSVSRDQGRFEWASLNRDAFFCQRSNYFSPRMWRLVFDIWRFDKFALDVLRAEKPTEETIGEYLEREGYSTKFKDDYLTPITASLWNTSPEKCVLDFPVATLIRFMWNHHFLASTSKNPQWLTLNSGSKSYIDAVMKGFPSNHVRLNSKVISITPERDGRLRLHTLHPTGGKSEVFDHVILATHGDQALSIIRDSATEAEDSILRSFQTSTNEVFLHSDLSLMPERYEAWTSFNYLSRSSPMTGSGHIDQVCLTYNMNILQEIPRAAFGDVLVTLNPLHKPDPKTIQGRYTYRHTIFNKSVLAAQERLPEIQNTRGISYAGAWTRQGTHEDGFSSGLRVAVEHLGANIPFEFEESTLARGERPWYSLWDYVIRFLIWLVQVLFLAVIDKIAGGLTTTRRRLVSRVGAKGTALNGRVKVHEKDL, from the exons ATGACCGACGCTCCCCGTCagtcttcctcttcatcgtccacGTTCTTTGGTCGTCCCTCTTTTGTTCAGCCGTTTCAGGCACTCTACTTCCTCATGATTCAACGAGGGAACCCCCATCCGCGTAAGAaggtggccgtggtgggcAGTGGTGTAGCGGGCATCGGTGCGCTGTGGGCGTTGAACCGGAGCCCTCATGATGTGTACATCTTCGAGGCCGCTGACCGCCTGGGCGGTCATGCTAACACGGTGGAGTTCACGAGGGGAAAGTACAAGACTTTGGTCGATGCTGGGTTTATGGTCATGAATGAAGCTACATACC CGAACTTTTTGAACTTTCTTAGGAGGATGAAGGTGGAAACCGCGCCCACTGAGATGTCCTTCTCGGTGTCCCGAGACCAAGGGCGCTTCGAGTGGGCCAGCCTGAACAGAGATGCGTTCTTCTGCCAGCGAAGCAATTACTTCTCACCTAGAATGTGGAGATTGGTCTTTGACATTTGGCGCTTCGACAAGTTTGCGCTGGACGTCTTGCGCGCCGAGAAGCCAACTGAGGAGACCATTGGGGAGTACCTCGAGAGGGAGGGCTACTCAACCAAGTTTAAGGATGACTATCTCACCCCCATCACGGCGAGTCTCTGGAACACCAGCCCGGAGAAATGCGTACTTGACTTCCCCGTCGCCACACTCATTCGCTTCAT GTGGAACCACCACTTCCTcgcctcaacctccaagaACCCACAATGGCTCACCCTCAACAGCGGTTCAAAGTCCTACATCGACGCCGTCATGAAGGGCTTCCCATCCAACCACGTCCGCCTCAACAGCAAGGTCATCTCCATCACTCCTGAGCGGGACGGCAGGTTGAGACTTCACACCCTCCACCCAACCGGCGGCAAGTCGGAGGTATTCGACCATgtcatcctcgccacccACGGCGACCAagccctctccatcatccggGACTCGGCAACCGAAGCAGAGGACTCCATTCTGCGATCCTTCCAGACCTCCACGAACGAGGTCTTTTTGCATTCTGACCTCTCTCTTATGCCAGAGCGGTACGAAGCCTGGACATCATTCAACTACCTTTCCCGGTCCTCCCCCATGACCGGCTCGGGCCACATTGACCAGGTCTGCCTCACATACAACATGAACATCCTCCAGGAAATCCCCCGCGCGGCCTTTGGGGACGTCCTCGTCACCCTCAACCCGCTGCACAAGCCCGACCCGAAGACCATCCAAGGGAGGTACACATACCGGCACACAATCTTCAACAAGTCCGTCCTCGCGGCCCAGGAACGCCTCCCCGAGATCCAAAACACGCGCGGGATTTCTTATGCGGGAGCCTGGACGAGACAAGGCACCCACGAAGATGGCTTCAGCTCCGGCCTCCGCGTGGCCGTCGAGCACCTCGGCGCGAACATCCCCTTTGAGTTTGAGGAGTCCACCCTCGCCAGGGGGGAAAGGCCGTGGTACTCGCTCTGGGACTACGTCATCCGGTTCCTCATCTGGCTCGTCCAGGTCCTTTTCCTTGCCGTCATTGACAAGATTGCTGGTGGCCTCACCACGACCCGTCGTAGGTTGGTGTCGAGGGTGGGAGCCAAGGGCACTGCTCTGAACGGACGGGTGAAGGTTCACGAAAAGGACTTGTGA
- a CDS encoding hypothetical protein (EggNog:ENOG503NVJ6; COG:S), which produces MFPTKSSFLSLKPPTLVTPNRFVPPLHSFPIHRHPRTLATMSTSEPPPSLPKMPSLIYGTAWKKDRTADLVYEAIKAGFRGIDTAAMKRHYDETLVGEGIRRAVSEGIVSRNDLWIQTKYTPSPSTHYTSTNPLTTSLTTSIASSLSNLSTPDHQPPYLDALILHSPFETLPENITAWTHLTSYLPNQIRHLGYSNVPPDFLDVFDEFLDLNPSLPRVSLIQNRFTAGMYNWDIETRRWCKGNGAVYQGFWVLTGNVDVWRHAKVVREVKKGLGLGSLEEAWLAVVMVGMGVRVLDGTTKGEHMRGDLGVGERVREWRGEREENERKWERWVGEVRGLVGG; this is translated from the exons ATGTTTCCGACAAAGTCATCATTTTTAAGCctcaaaccaccaacccttGTGACACCCAACCGTTTCGTCCCGCCACTTCATAGCTTTCCCATTCACCGTCACCCAAGAACCCTGGCCACCATGTCCACCTCAGAAccgcccccatccctccccaaaatgcCATCCCTCATCTACGGCACAGCCTGGAAAAAAGACCGCACCGCCGACCTCGTCTATGAAGCAATCAAAGCCGGCTTCCGGGGAATTGATACAGCGGCCATGAAACGGCATTACGACGAGACCCTCGTCGGCGAGGGTATTCGAAGGGCGGTATCTGAAGGCATCGTCAGCAGGAATGATCTCTGG ATACAAACCAAatacaccccctccccctccacccactacacctccaccaacccgctcacaacctccctcacaacctcGATAGCCTCCTCCCtatccaacctctccaccccggatcaccaacccccctacCTCGACGCCTTAATCCTCCACTCCCCTTTTGAAACCCTCCCCGAAAACATCACCGCCTGGACCCATCTCACTTCTTACCTCCCCAATCAAATCCGCCACCTAGGCTACTCCAACGTCCCCCCGGATTTCCTCGATGTCTTTGACGAGTTTCTCGACCTGAACCCTTCTCTCCCAAGAGTAAGTCTGATACAAAACAGGTTTACAGCGGGCATGTACAACTGGGATATTGAAACGAGGAGATGGTGCAAAGGGAATGGGGCGGTGTATCAAGGGTTTTGGGTTTTGACTGGTAATGTGGATGTTTGGAGGCATGCCAAGGTagtgagggaggtgaagaagggatTGGGACTGGGAagtttggaggaggcttggttggcggttgtgatggtgggaatgggggtgagggttttgGATGGGACGACTAAGGGGGAGCATATGAGGGGGGATcttggggtgggggagagggtgagggagtggaggggggagagggaagagaatGAGAGGAaatgggagaggtgggtgggggaggtgagagggttggttggggggtaG
- a CDS encoding hypothetical protein (COG:O; EggNog:ENOG503NYFQ), with translation MMASIRTLLLASLSLATVSAQDARISWIENAPAWQEESLMHLQISPPESSILQLTFDVYPLTRAVGLNESTESIALVSCDSNSSTSLVGELITTAKPRAILLYSIKGNCCALQGSYQDLEGTPYDTLFTMANQEESIAAMNSTRLAGASAAATITGGITAAGPETSAQVPHNGNNSAVAMSILYSITGLITLLFLVIIATGAIRAHRYPERYGPRSGYGGRPRQSRAKGLARAVLETLPIVKFGDPAPAKPDPALELESQTSRSSSEPGIGTRLSAIPEEPKTPRTPKTPKTPKTPAKRQNEGLGTVLESEDDDQPAVNPTIATPKDGKRISEEHLGCSICTEDFLVGEDVRVLPCDHKFHPPCIDPWLINVSGTCPLW, from the exons ATGATGGCTTCAATACggactctcctcctcgcctccctctcgtTGGCAACCGTCAGCGCTCAGGATGCAAGGATATCTTGGATCGAAAATGCCCCGGCGTGGCAGGAAGAATCGCTGATGCATCTCCAAATCAGCCCACCCGAGAGCTCGATTCTGCAGCTGACATTTGATGTCTACCCGTTGACCCGCGCGGTCGGGTTGAACGAGAGCACAGAA TCGATTGCCCTGGTCAGCTGCGACTCCAACAGCTCGACGAGCCTCGTGGGCGAGCTCATCACGACTGCCAAGCCGAGGGCGATATTGCTGTACAGCATCAAGGGGAACTGCTGCGCGCTGCAGGGTTCCTATCAGGACTTGGAAGGGACGCCTTACGATACATTGTTCACCATGGCGAACCAGGAGGAATCCATTGCTGCCATGAACAGCACACGCTTGGCCGGGGCGTcggctgctgccaccatcacTGGCGGCATCACTGCTGCCGGCCCGGAAACGAGTGCCCAAGTACCGCACAATGGGAACAATTCGGCGGTGGCGATGAGCATCCTGTATAGCATCACAGGTCTCATCACGCTCCTCTTTCTCGTTATCATTGCGACGGGCGCTATCAGGGCACATCGATATCCGGAACGATATGGGCCGCGATCGGGTTACGGCGGACGGCCCCGACAAAGTAGGGCAAAGGGGCTGGCGCGTGCGGTGTTGGAGACGCTTCCCATTGTCAAGTTTGGGGATCCGGCACCGGCAAAACCTGATCCAGCCCTCGAGCTCGAGTCCCAAACATCTCGATCGTCATCCGAGCCGGGGATAGGGACCAGATTGTCAGCCATCCCAGAGGAGCCCAAGACGCCGAGGacacccaaaacacccaaaacacccaaaaCGCCAGCAAAGCGGCAAAATGAAGGTCTGGGGACAGTCTTGGAGTCTGAAGATGACGACCAGCCAGCCGTAAACCCAACAATTGCTACCCCCAAAGACGGCAAGCGGATATCAGAGGAGCACCTCGGATGCTCAATCTGCACCGAGGACTTTCTTGTGGGGGAGGACGTACGAGTGCTACCTTGTGACCACAAATTTCACCCCCCGTGTATCGACCCGTGGTTGATCAACGTATCCGGGACTTGTCCACTGTGGTAA
- the TRM9 gene encoding tRNA methyltransferase, has a role in tRNA modification (EggNog:ENOG503NVKF; BUSCO:EOG09264DIM; COG:Q) codes for MMASTHNPSALPSDSVAGDVAKLAAAAAASQAAESAEAEAYEKTHVHGVYEAIAPHFSATRYKPWPAVASFLQSRPPGAVGLDVGCGNGKYLGLNPSVYMVGSDRSASLVALAHSRGRQLQEQQAQEAKKRIAQGELDATTGTGGESSGAVVATEVLVADGLSLPFRERAADFVICIAVIHHMSTRTRRQEAIRHLLRCVRTGQAGQPGGQILVYVWALEQGNSRRGWDEGGEQDLLVPWVLKSQQKQPKRPKQRKGQTRTRDQDSSGVAASNNSGEAPPSEATAGATTAATEPDPGHTDPVFKRYYHLYRKGELEEDVLAAGGAVITSGYERDNWWVVAANEPLPSQST; via the coding sequence ATGATGGCTTCGACACATAACCCCTCAGCCCTGCCGTCTGACTCTGTGGCCGGTGACGTCGCCAAgctggccgccgccgctgccgcttcTCAGGCAGCAGAATCGGCAGAAGCAGAGGCCTACGAAAAGACGCATGTTCACGGTGTGTATGAAGCCATCGCCCCGCACTTTTCGGCGACACGCTACAAGCCCTGGCCTGCCGTGGCATCGTTTCTGCAGTCGCGGCCTCCGGGAGCAGTGGGTCTCGATGTTGGCTGTGGCAATGGCAAGTACCTGGGCCTAAACCCATCCGTGTACATGGTCGGCTCGGATCGTAGTGCTTCGCTTGTTGCGCTTGCCCACAGCCGTGGGAGGCAGCTCCAGGAACAGCAGGCCCAGGAGGCGAAGAAGCGGATCGCTCAAGGTGAGCTGGACGCAACAACAGGAACAGGCGGGGAGTCGAGTGGAGCTGTCGTCGCCACAGAGGTGCTTGTAGCTGATGGACTGTCACTCCCCTTCCGCGAACGCGCTGCGGATTTCGTCATCTGTATCGCCGTTATCCACCACATGTcgacaagaacaaggcgTCAAGAGGCGATCCGTCACCTCCTGCGATGTGTCAGGACCGGACAGGCTGGCCAGCCCGGCGGTCAAATCTTGGTGTACGTATGGGCTCTCGAACAGGGCAACAGCCGGCGCGGATGGGACGAAGGGGGCGAGCAAGATCTGCTAGTGCCCTGGGTGCTCAAGAGTCAGCAAAAACAGCCCAAGCGACCGAAACAACGCAAAGGACAGACACGGACTCGGGACCAAGATTCCagtggtgttgctgccagTAATAATAGCGGTGAGGCTCCACCATCTGAGGCTACTGCCGGTGCAACTACTGCGGCCACGGAACCAGACCCGGGCCACACCGACCCCGTCTTCAAGCGCTACTATCATCTCTACCGCAAAggtgagctggaggaggatgtaTTGGCTGCCGGGGGCGCAGTCATCACCAGCGGTTACGAAAGAGACAactggtgggtggtggctgccaATGAGCCCCTCCCGTCACAGTCAACATGA